One genomic segment of Bacilli bacterium includes these proteins:
- the thyA gene encoding thymidylate synthase, protein MRAYLDLLQDILENGTKKEDRTGTGTLSVFGRQMRFDLAKGFPLLTTKKMHVRSIFHEMLWFLRGDTNIQYLHDHNVTIWDEWADENGDLGPVYGKQWRAWEAPDGRKIDQISRVIEAIKQNPDSRRHLVTAWNPADIDKMALPPCHFVFQFYAANGKLSCML, encoded by the coding sequence ATGAGAGCGTATCTGGATCTTTTGCAGGATATTTTGGAAAACGGGACAAAAAAAGAGGACCGCACCGGCACCGGCACGCTTTCCGTATTCGGCAGGCAAATGCGGTTTGACCTGGCCAAAGGCTTTCCGCTGTTGACGACGAAAAAAATGCATGTCCGTTCCATCTTCCACGAAATGTTGTGGTTTTTGCGCGGCGATACGAACATTCAGTATTTGCACGACCACAACGTGACAATTTGGGACGAATGGGCGGACGAAAACGGCGATCTCGGCCCGGTATACGGAAAACAATGGCGCGCCTGGGAAGCGCCGGACGGGCGGAAAATCGACCAAATCAGCCGCGTAATCGAGGCGATCAAGCAAAATCCCGATTCCCGCCGCCATCTCGTAACCGCGTGGAATCCGGCGGATATCGACAAAATGGCGTTGCCGCCGTGCCACTTTGTGTTTCAGTTTTACGCCGCAAACGGAAAATTGTCCTGCATGCT
- the ytxJ gene encoding bacillithiol system redox-active protein YtxJ gives MKKWREITTIDEWEEVLAHSEERPAVVLKHSTRCEISAGAFKEYERYLSDHPREDVDYLLVKVIQSRPVSNKIAEDLQIKHESPQAILIDRQKAVWNASHRKVTAAHLQEALQ, from the coding sequence ATGAAGAAATGGCGAGAAATTACAACGATCGACGAGTGGGAAGAAGTATTGGCGCACAGCGAGGAACGTCCCGCCGTTGTTCTGAAACATAGCACACGTTGTGAAATCAGCGCCGGCGCTTTTAAGGAATATGAGCGTTATTTAAGCGATCATCCGCGCGAAGACGTTGATTATCTGTTGGTTAAAGTCATTCAGTCGCGGCCGGTGTCGAATAAAATAGCGGAAGATTTGCAGATCAAGCACGAATCGCCGCAGGCGATTTTGATTGACCGGCAAAAAGCCGTTTGGAACGCATCGCATCGTAAGGTGACAGCCGCGCATTTGCAAGAAGCGCTTCAGTGA
- a CDS encoding DUF6382 domain-containing protein, whose protein sequence is MFAQFSVDFTDRSGLTLAVRGKRGITESDVSPIQIKMLNYNEIPGFLPVTAEERDFVYTFYYHFSGKRILAQRLKNERLTIRQYFCVLYAIVRAVAECGNYMLDEGNVCLRGDLIFTDRDYTDIRLVYLPMKSPVFRESLQERLSQLAAGLVASVDELHGDGVQEIMKALNGDSFQLAEFRALLRTMVDRASVMPIAERNLPRETERKQIEQGANIRRKWALAAIPLALAALSWIWALAEPSEAKVYIALGVSLLAGEAGYLALKHAPLFKRAQKSRRQADALDSQPLKSAPASPATVFLGSGQAVSAGRQGAKLELRLDGKSITYELFKQRILIGRGDSAGIVLDSVGISRAHCEIERVGQTYAVKDLGSVNGSFLNGEKLLPYKSYTLHAGDVIRIVKAELVFKA, encoded by the coding sequence ATGTTTGCGCAATTTTCCGTAGATTTTACGGATCGCTCCGGTTTGACGCTTGCCGTCCGTGGGAAAAGGGGGATTACGGAGAGCGACGTTTCGCCGATCCAGATCAAAATGCTCAACTATAACGAGATTCCCGGCTTTTTGCCCGTAACGGCGGAGGAACGCGATTTTGTGTATACGTTTTATTACCATTTCTCCGGCAAGCGGATTTTGGCGCAACGGCTGAAAAATGAACGCCTGACGATTCGCCAATATTTCTGCGTCTTGTATGCAATCGTCCGCGCCGTTGCGGAATGCGGCAACTATATGTTGGATGAGGGCAATGTCTGCTTGCGCGGCGACCTCATTTTTACGGATCGGGATTATACGGATATACGGTTGGTTTATTTGCCGATGAAATCCCCGGTATTTCGGGAATCGCTGCAAGAACGGCTGAGCCAGCTGGCTGCCGGTTTGGTGGCCAGTGTTGATGAATTGCACGGCGACGGCGTCCAGGAGATCATGAAGGCGCTGAACGGCGATTCTTTTCAGTTGGCGGAATTTCGTGCGCTGCTGCGCACCATGGTCGACCGCGCGTCCGTTATGCCTATCGCAGAACGAAATTTGCCCAGGGAAACCGAACGGAAACAGATAGAACAGGGCGCCAATATCCGGCGCAAATGGGCGTTAGCCGCGATTCCGCTCGCATTGGCGGCGCTCAGCTGGATTTGGGCGCTTGCGGAGCCGTCGGAAGCGAAAGTTTATATCGCGCTGGGAGTGTCGTTGCTTGCGGGCGAAGCCGGATATCTGGCTTTAAAGCATGCTCCGCTATTCAAGCGGGCGCAAAAAAGCCGGCGGCAGGCGGACGCGTTGGACAGTCAGCCGCTTAAATCTGCGCCGGCGTCTCCGGCAACCGTTTTTCTGGGATCCGGGCAAGCGGTTTCCGCCGGGCGACAAGGGGCGAAATTGGAGTTGCGGCTTGATGGGAAAAGCATTACATATGAATTGTTCAAGCAACGGATTTTGATCGGTCGAGGCGATTCCGCCGGGATCGTGCTGGATTCTGTTGGAATATCCAGAGCACACTGCGAAATTGAGCGGGTGGGGCAAACGTATGCGGTAAAAGATTTGGGTTCAGTCAACGGGAGCTTCCTGAACGGGGAAAAGTTGCTGCCTTACAAATCCTATACGCTGCACGCCGGTGATGTGATTCGGATTGTTAAGGCAGAACTGGTGTTCAAGGCGTAA
- a CDS encoding A24 family peptidase, which yields MFLLLAIAFIFDMAVNRIPNVLTLGFAGVGLLLNVTARAWAGLWFAVAGMLVGFALLVILYALRAVGAGDVKLFAAIGAISGAASVAHILVMSLMVAGVIGIVILSARKLFADRIRALIWLAARIFVLREGNISLPASKKEMVKFPFMLAVLPAAVIYLGGI from the coding sequence TTGTTCCTGTTGCTTGCGATCGCGTTTATATTCGATATGGCCGTAAACAGGATCCCCAATGTTTTGACGCTCGGATTTGCCGGCGTCGGGCTGCTCTTGAATGTTACGGCGCGGGCATGGGCGGGGCTATGGTTTGCCGTTGCCGGGATGCTTGTCGGATTTGCGCTGCTTGTTATCCTGTATGCGCTTCGCGCCGTGGGCGCGGGAGACGTTAAGCTGTTTGCGGCAATCGGCGCCATTTCCGGCGCGGCTTCGGTCGCGCATATCCTGGTCATGTCGCTTATGGTCGCCGGCGTCATTGGCATCGTGATTTTGTCAGCCCGTAAATTGTTCGCCGATCGCATTCGCGCGCTTATTTGGTTGGCTGCCCGCATTTTTGTGCTGCGCGAAGGCAACATTTCGTTGCCGGCAAGCAAGAAAGAGATGGTCAAGTTCCCGTTCATGTTGGCCGTGCTTCCGGCCGCCGTCATTTACTTGGGAGGGATTTGA
- a CDS encoding TadE family protein, whose product MKPRSFIPTKLRQTDASITLEAALALPLFIAFMLALIAFIQYCLVYAAVAEAVHETAAQIATHLYPAKLLAAEAAQTKAGQAALNLVNRVKHAEEQAKQAETAPDDYAAWLPEAVAEMLETEKTVRKEAQQSVKAAYLRAIQPVVLPLIWQYADPGMKDTWIKQSHFTLTDFAIPDLAEDGRADFRLEVEYAWRVPVPFVRQVLRFRVRAQERTWIGGI is encoded by the coding sequence ATGAAACCGCGATCTTTTATTCCTACTAAATTGCGGCAGACGGACGCAAGCATCACGCTCGAGGCGGCGCTTGCGCTTCCGTTATTTATCGCCTTTATGCTTGCGCTCATTGCATTTATCCAATATTGTCTCGTCTATGCGGCTGTTGCGGAGGCGGTGCATGAAACGGCGGCCCAGATCGCGACCCATTTGTACCCCGCAAAGCTGCTTGCGGCGGAAGCCGCCCAAACAAAAGCGGGGCAAGCGGCGCTCAACCTTGTGAACCGCGTCAAACATGCCGAAGAGCAAGCAAAACAGGCGGAAACTGCCCCGGATGATTATGCGGCGTGGCTTCCCGAAGCTGTTGCCGAAATGTTGGAGACAGAGAAAACGGTGCGCAAAGAGGCCCAACAATCGGTCAAGGCGGCTTATTTGCGCGCCATTCAGCCTGTTGTTCTGCCGCTCATTTGGCAATATGCCGATCCCGGCATGAAAGACACATGGATCAAACAAAGCCATTTTACATTGACGGACTTTGCCATCCCCGATTTGGCGGAAGACGGCCGCGCCGATTTTCGCCTCGAAGTGGAATATGCCTGGCGCGTTCCTGTGCCGTTTGTTCGTCAAGTGCTGCGCTTTCGCGTCAGAGCGCAAGAACGAACCTGGATAGGAGGGATTTAA
- a CDS encoding Flp1 family type IVb pilin, with translation MNKLKQKARTLWKSEDGAGTLEIILIIAVIVVVAIIFRKWILTWIHKLLDGSAQNLNDGDFLNDLTNSPAPSPSE, from the coding sequence ATGAACAAGCTAAAACAAAAAGCACGCACGCTTTGGAAGAGCGAGGATGGCGCGGGGACGCTGGAAATTATTTTGATTATTGCGGTCATTGTCGTGGTCGCCATAATTTTTCGCAAGTGGATACTTACTTGGATCCATAAGCTTCTGGACGGATCGGCGCAAAATTTGAACGACGGCGATTTTCTGAATGATCTTACGAATTCGCCGGCGCCTTCGCCATCGGAATGA
- a CDS encoding type II secretion system F family protein has product MHEPTVLLAVETAVYLVLFILAPANVRALAAEQKKRFRLAALSVPYLYLLQKWEPLKRYPSLSARIIPHLLTVYRCRHQEAGMMLNLFIAQVAAWSILAHWMMLGLAALFESGELSQTSLVFLLVLPVLLWRELGAKAKAIKRSMLIDLPEMLTTLVLLVNAGEQPQHALIRCAELARRKPDSRLFQELVQVKKELANQFPFPHVMEQFARRCGVHEVTAFAMAMVMNYRRGGDELAGRLKEMARECWEKRKNVARSLGAEASAKMVFPLLFIFLAVMMVVAAPALMLLKE; this is encoded by the coding sequence ATGCATGAACCAACGGTTTTGTTGGCGGTGGAAACCGCGGTGTATCTCGTATTGTTCATCCTGGCTCCGGCAAACGTCAGGGCGTTGGCGGCGGAGCAGAAAAAGCGTTTCCGCCTGGCTGCGCTTTCGGTGCCGTATTTGTATTTGCTGCAAAAATGGGAGCCGCTGAAGCGATATCCGTCTCTGAGCGCGAGAATAATCCCGCATTTGTTGACGGTTTATCGCTGCCGCCACCAGGAAGCGGGCATGATGCTGAATTTGTTTATCGCGCAAGTGGCCGCATGGTCAATTCTTGCGCACTGGATGATGTTGGGACTCGCCGCGCTTTTCGAATCAGGCGAATTGAGCCAGACTAGCTTGGTGTTTTTGCTGGTGCTGCCGGTTTTATTATGGCGGGAACTTGGCGCCAAAGCAAAAGCGATCAAACGCTCGATGCTCATTGATCTTCCGGAAATGCTGACTACGTTGGTGCTGCTTGTAAATGCCGGAGAACAGCCCCAACATGCGCTAATCCGCTGTGCCGAGCTAGCGCGGCGCAAGCCGGACAGCAGGCTGTTTCAAGAACTGGTGCAGGTTAAAAAAGAACTGGCTAATCAATTTCCCTTCCCGCATGTAATGGAACAATTTGCGCGCCGCTGCGGCGTGCATGAGGTAACGGCGTTTGCGATGGCCATGGTGATGAACTATCGCCGCGGCGGCGACGAGTTGGCCGGCAGGCTGAAAGAAATGGCGCGGGAGTGCTGGGAAAAACGGAAAAACGTGGCCAGGTCGCTGGGCGCGGAGGCTTCGGCCAAAATGGTGTTTCCGCTTTTGTTTATCTTTTTGGCGGTCATGATGGTTGTCGCTGCGCCGGCATTGATGCTTTTGAAAGAATAA
- a CDS encoding type II secretion system F family protein, with protein MMEILWAIAAGVGAFMVWMLAEKRRKLPKSALPPPSIEKLHRYSLRDQLPVAILACAACFVIGMLFYKNGVAAGLLALCGLLAPRLCKRAVIDKRKRDLLVQFKMALYSLATSLGAGKSVENSLADAITDLSMLYGGGQSVMIGELTAIRRKIENGVPIEQAMREFSELAHIDDITNFAEVFASCKRSGGDLSEVIRRTSHIIGDKIEIQQEIAVMVAQKKFEANALSVVPFAVIAAICYGSPDYAAPLYAGAGRIIMTTALLILACCVWLARTIMNVKV; from the coding sequence ATGATGGAGATTTTGTGGGCTATAGCCGCTGGGGTTGGCGCCTTCATGGTATGGATGTTGGCGGAGAAACGGCGAAAGTTGCCGAAAAGCGCCTTGCCGCCGCCAAGCATCGAAAAGCTGCATCGTTATTCCTTGCGCGATCAGCTGCCGGTAGCGATCCTGGCCTGCGCCGCCTGTTTCGTTATCGGCATGCTGTTTTACAAAAACGGCGTTGCGGCAGGATTGCTGGCATTGTGCGGCTTGCTGGCGCCGCGGCTGTGCAAGCGGGCGGTCATCGACAAGCGAAAACGGGATTTGCTTGTGCAATTCAAGATGGCGCTTTATTCGCTCGCAACTTCATTAGGCGCGGGCAAATCGGTGGAAAATTCGCTTGCGGACGCCATAACGGATTTGAGCATGCTGTATGGCGGCGGGCAATCGGTTATGATTGGCGAACTTACGGCCATTCGCCGCAAAATCGAAAATGGCGTCCCGATCGAGCAAGCGATGCGGGAATTCAGCGAACTGGCGCATATCGACGACATCACGAATTTTGCCGAGGTGTTTGCGAGCTGCAAGCGGTCGGGCGGGGACTTGTCCGAGGTAATCCGCAGAACATCCCATATCATCGGTGACAAAATCGAAATTCAACAGGAAATCGCCGTCATGGTAGCGCAAAAAAAGTTTGAGGCAAATGCGCTTTCGGTCGTGCCGTTTGCGGTTATCGCGGCCATTTGCTACGGATCGCCCGATTACGCGGCGCCGCTATACGCCGGCGCCGGCCGCATCATCATGACGACGGCGCTGTTGATTTTGGCGTGTTGCGTTTGGCTGGCAAGAACCATTATGAACGTCAAGGTGTGA
- a CDS encoding CpaF family protein, producing MDEVYGKLRDQLRERLKHADDLPDERLREWIEEAVLSQSAANYIPYEQKRQLTERLFNSFRGLDVLQALVDDKTVTEIMVNNFDEIFYEKAGEIHKYPAAFESREKLEDIIQLIVGKVNRAVNEASPIVDARLQDGSRVHVVLPPIALKGPTLTIRKFPERPLTLAELQAKGTLSEETGQVLELLVRAGYNIFISGGTGSGKTTLLNALAECIPQGERIITIEDSAELNITAVPNLVKMETRNANSEGKGNVTIRELIRASLRMRPNRIIVGEVRGAEALDMLQAMNTGHDGSISTGHANSVEDMLSRIETMVYSGANLPVEVIRRQISSAVEIMVHLSRLRDRSRKVMEICELVRFANGEIELNPLYRFQEQGETEDGAVIGQLAATGNRLQRRLKLVMGGFADHDLPLPLRAKGGDA from the coding sequence ATGGATGAGGTGTATGGCAAACTGCGCGACCAATTGCGGGAGCGGTTGAAACACGCCGACGACTTGCCCGATGAACGCCTGCGCGAATGGATCGAGGAAGCCGTTTTGTCCCAATCGGCCGCGAATTATATCCCTTATGAGCAAAAGCGGCAATTGACCGAAAGGTTATTTAACTCGTTCCGCGGACTCGATGTGTTGCAAGCGCTGGTCGACGACAAAACGGTAACGGAGATCATGGTCAACAATTTTGATGAAATCTTTTACGAAAAAGCGGGGGAAATCCACAAATACCCCGCTGCATTCGAAAGCAGGGAGAAGCTCGAAGATATCATCCAGTTAATCGTGGGCAAAGTGAACCGCGCGGTCAACGAAGCGTCGCCAATCGTCGACGCCAGATTGCAAGACGGCTCCCGGGTGCATGTAGTGCTGCCGCCGATTGCCCTGAAAGGCCCGACGCTCACCATCCGCAAATTTCCCGAGCGCCCGCTTACGCTGGCGGAATTGCAAGCGAAAGGAACGTTATCGGAAGAAACAGGGCAAGTGCTGGAATTGCTCGTGCGGGCCGGCTACAACATCTTCATCAGCGGCGGGACCGGTTCCGGCAAAACGACTTTGTTGAATGCGCTGGCCGAATGCATCCCGCAAGGCGAGCGGATTATTACGATCGAAGATTCGGCCGAACTGAACATTACCGCCGTGCCGAATCTGGTCAAAATGGAGACGCGCAATGCGAATTCGGAAGGAAAAGGAAATGTGACGATTCGCGAGTTGATTCGCGCGTCTCTCCGCATGCGGCCCAATCGCATAATTGTTGGCGAGGTGCGCGGCGCTGAAGCTTTGGACATGCTGCAGGCGATGAACACCGGGCACGATGGCAGCATTTCGACCGGGCATGCGAATTCGGTGGAGGATATGTTAAGCCGCATCGAAACGATGGTCTATAGCGGCGCCAATTTGCCTGTGGAAGTCATTCGCCGGCAAATCAGCTCCGCGGTGGAAATTATGGTGCATCTGTCGCGCTTGCGGGATCGCAGCCGAAAAGTAATGGAGATTTGCGAGCTGGTGAGGTTTGCAAACGGGGAAATCGAGCTGAATCCGCTCTACCGTTTTCAAGAACAAGGCGAAACGGAAGATGGAGCCGTAATCGGGCAATTGGCCGCAACGGGCAATCGCTTGCAGCGCCGCTTGAAACTGGTGATGGGGGGCTTTGCCGATCACGATCTGCCGCTTCCGTTGCGGGCAAAAGGAGGAGACGCATGA
- a CDS encoding serine/threonine-protein kinase, which yields MEQDSGLLQAGELIGNRYRIMKPLGKGGMGAVYLAADIRLNGKKRAVKATDWTAEGKSAFQVEAEMLMRLNHPHLPDIVDYFPPDESGKAYLIMEYVAGDTLEQLLFKRKWQLPLSELLEYARQLCELLEYLHHGTEQRIIFRDLKPSNVIIDQRGNVRLIDFGIARKFKQDHLADTLQIGTIGFAAPELFEHVQSDERADLYSLGALLYYALTEGQYYSVARKPIAEERNDLQEDVTALVDRLLRDDPAERLQSAEEVKALLANLLERERAGLSVAACKLPGGAETKKKLVLLASLYPGAGSTFLTVALARALHRCKVAHAVIESPLNEPELYYILAGEANAPQGYRFLADDVFTGQQGAYAHWRNGGTDWYPANPAGFAEEWTDKHMLMLLYGIAAPILLVDVSHHWRKPAVKELFAFAEAVVFAAEPVPGKMNRNDTREHLALINREKWNGQNIFIAANRDVDFRFRREWIASLPFPPLCSIPEIPLRELFAPMRKGMLPHDQPHIAEKLDHGIAPLVDLLAPGAFAGKSRRKKGWLAFKQRR from the coding sequence ATGGAACAGGATTCAGGCTTATTGCAGGCGGGAGAATTGATCGGAAACCGTTACCGCATTATGAAGCCGCTTGGCAAAGGAGGGATGGGCGCGGTTTATTTGGCCGCCGATATCAGGCTGAACGGGAAAAAGCGGGCGGTGAAAGCGACCGATTGGACGGCGGAAGGAAAAAGCGCTTTTCAGGTCGAAGCGGAAATGCTGATGCGGCTCAACCATCCGCACCTGCCCGATATCGTCGATTATTTTCCGCCCGACGAAAGCGGCAAAGCCTATTTGATCATGGAATATGTTGCCGGTGACACGCTGGAACAGCTGCTCTTTAAGCGAAAATGGCAATTGCCGTTAAGCGAATTGCTGGAATATGCGCGGCAGTTGTGCGAGTTGCTGGAATATTTGCATCATGGCACGGAACAGCGCATCATTTTTCGCGACCTGAAGCCTTCCAACGTCATCATCGATCAACGCGGCAACGTAAGACTGATCGATTTCGGCATTGCGCGCAAATTCAAACAGGACCATCTCGCCGATACGCTGCAAATCGGAACAATCGGGTTCGCCGCTCCGGAATTATTCGAGCATGTGCAAAGCGACGAACGCGCCGACCTGTATTCGCTGGGAGCGCTGCTGTATTATGCGTTAACGGAAGGCCAATATTACAGCGTGGCGCGAAAGCCGATTGCCGAAGAGCGCAACGATTTGCAAGAAGATGTAACGGCGTTGGTCGACCGGCTGCTGCGGGACGACCCGGCTGAACGTTTGCAATCCGCCGAGGAAGTAAAAGCGCTTCTCGCAAATTTACTGGAACGCGAGCGCGCCGGGTTGTCCGTTGCGGCGTGCAAGCTGCCCGGCGGCGCCGAAACGAAGAAAAAGCTGGTGCTGTTGGCTTCCCTTTATCCCGGCGCCGGGTCGACCTTTTTGACCGTTGCGTTGGCGCGGGCTTTGCATCGCTGCAAAGTGGCGCATGCGGTAATTGAATCGCCGCTGAATGAACCCGAGCTGTACTACATATTGGCGGGAGAGGCGAATGCCCCGCAAGGGTATCGCTTTTTGGCGGATGATGTGTTTACGGGCCAACAAGGCGCCTATGCGCATTGGCGAAACGGCGGAACGGATTGGTACCCGGCCAATCCGGCCGGCTTTGCGGAAGAATGGACCGACAAGCACATGCTTATGCTGCTGTATGGCATAGCCGCCCCGATTTTGCTCGTCGATGTGTCCCACCATTGGCGCAAGCCTGCGGTAAAAGAACTGTTCGCATTTGCGGAAGCGGTCGTGTTTGCCGCGGAGCCTGTGCCCGGGAAAATGAACCGGAACGACACCAGAGAACATTTGGCGCTCATAAATCGGGAAAAATGGAACGGACAAAACATCTTCATTGCGGCCAACCGGGATGTCGATTTCCGCTTCCGGCGGGAATGGATCGCGTCTCTGCCGTTTCCGCCGCTTTGTTCGATTCCGGAAATACCGCTAAGAGAACTGTTTGCGCCGATGCGCAAAGGCATGCTGCCGCACGATCAGCCGCATATTGCGGAGAAGCTTGATCATGGAATCGCGCCGCTTGTGGATTTGCTCGCGCCGGGAGCATTTGCCGGCAAATCGCGCCGGAAAAAGGGCTGGCTGGCATTTAAACAAAGGCGTTAA
- a CDS encoding sulfurtransferase, with product MSDYAKKEILVSTDWVEQHKHDSNVRLVEVDVDTSAYDSGHIEGAIAWNWTTQLNDQVRRDILSREQVQDLLGKSGISADTTIVLYGDNNNWFAAYAYWQLKIFGHNNAKLMNGGRKKWELEGRKLVKDVPAVQPAVYQAKEADLSIRARQADVFAALQKSSEVLVDVRSPQEFSGEVIAPPGMTETAQRGGHIPGAVNIPWAKAVNEDGTFKLPDDLRKLYADSGVTPDKEVIAYCRIGERSAHTWFVLQELLGYNKVRNYDGSWTEWGSMVGVPIER from the coding sequence ATGTCTGATTATGCCAAGAAAGAAATTCTCGTATCCACAGATTGGGTGGAGCAGCACAAACATGACAGCAACGTGCGCCTGGTAGAAGTGGACGTCGACACGAGCGCGTACGATTCCGGGCATATTGAAGGGGCCATTGCCTGGAACTGGACAACGCAATTGAACGACCAGGTCAGAAGAGATATCTTGAGCCGGGAGCAAGTGCAGGATCTGCTCGGCAAATCGGGCATTTCCGCCGATACGACGATCGTGCTTTACGGCGACAACAATAACTGGTTTGCCGCTTACGCCTATTGGCAATTGAAAATCTTCGGGCATAACAATGCCAAATTAATGAACGGCGGACGCAAAAAGTGGGAGTTGGAAGGCCGCAAATTGGTCAAAGACGTGCCAGCCGTCCAACCGGCAGTTTACCAGGCCAAAGAGGCCGACCTTTCCATCCGCGCGCGTCAGGCGGATGTATTCGCGGCGCTGCAAAAAAGCTCGGAAGTGCTGGTGGATGTGCGTTCTCCGCAGGAATTTTCGGGCGAAGTCATCGCCCCTCCGGGCATGACCGAAACCGCGCAACGCGGCGGGCATATTCCGGGCGCCGTGAACATTCCGTGGGCCAAAGCGGTCAATGAAGACGGCACCTTCAAGCTTCCCGACGATTTGCGGAAGTTATATGCGGATTCGGGAGTAACGCCCGACAAAGAAGTCATCGCCTATTGCCGGATTGGCGAACGCTCCGCGCACACCTGGTTTGTTCTGCAAGAATTGCTTGGCTACAACAAAGTTCGCAACTACGATGGTTCCTGGACCGAATGGGGCAGCATGGTCGGCGTTCCCATCGAGCGATAA
- a CDS encoding ATP-binding cassette domain-containing protein: MIRLQHIHFMREQQHILDDVNLTMRPEENWVILGKNGSGKTTILELMCGYQFPSSGSVEVLGNRYGECDVREVRKSLGYISQSLFEKFTAHDPVWEIVATGEYAYLRIYQKIPDDVITKADRILATLRLAHLRNQPLGTLSQGERKKVMLARTLMANPRLIIMDEPCSGLDLYERENMLDSIAKLQNSGVQLVYVTHHIEEIIPLFTHVALIEQGRVVAAGPKEETLTAELLYRTFQVPVAVEWSNGRPWIKVQA, from the coding sequence ATGATTCGGCTGCAACACATTCATTTTATGCGCGAACAACAGCATATTTTGGACGATGTCAATTTGACGATGCGTCCCGAGGAGAACTGGGTGATTCTGGGCAAAAACGGCTCAGGCAAAACGACGATTTTGGAATTGATGTGCGGATATCAGTTTCCGTCCAGCGGGAGCGTGGAGGTGCTGGGCAACCGGTATGGCGAATGCGATGTCCGCGAAGTGCGGAAAAGCCTGGGCTATATCAGCCAATCGCTCTTTGAAAAATTCACTGCGCATGACCCGGTATGGGAAATTGTGGCGACGGGCGAATACGCTTACTTGCGCATTTATCAGAAAATACCGGATGACGTCATAACCAAGGCCGACCGGATATTGGCGACGCTTCGCCTCGCCCACTTGCGCAATCAGCCGTTGGGCACGTTGTCGCAAGGCGAACGGAAAAAGGTAATGCTCGCGCGCACGCTGATGGCGAACCCGCGGTTGATCATCATGGACGAGCCCTGCTCGGGACTTGATTTGTACGAGCGCGAGAACATGCTGGACAGCATCGCCAAACTGCAAAACAGCGGCGTGCAATTGGTGTATGTCACGCACCATATCGAAGAGATTATTCCGCTCTTTACACATGTGGCGCTGATTGAACAAGGGCGGGTCGTCGCCGCCGGTCCGAAGGAAGAGACGCTGACGGCGGAGTTGTTATACCGGACGTTCCAGGTGCCTGTTGCGGTGGAATGGTCCAACGGCCGCCCGTGGATTAAAGTGCAGGCGTAA